From the genome of Neomonachus schauinslandi chromosome 5, ASM220157v2, whole genome shotgun sequence, one region includes:
- the C5H12orf57 gene encoding protein C10 isoform X1, whose product MASASAQPAALSAEQAKVVLAEVIQAFSAPENAVRMDEARDNACNDMGKMLQFVLPVATQIQQEVIKAYGFSCDGEGVLKFARLVKSYEAQDPEIASLSGKLKALFLPPMTLPPHGPASGGSVAAS is encoded by the exons ATGGCGTCCGCCTCGGCCCAACCGGCGGCCCTGAGCGCCGAACAAGCCAAGG TGGTCCTGGCCGAGGTAATCCAGGCGTTCTCGGCCCCGGAGAACGCCGTGCGCATGGACGAGGCTCGGGACAACGCGTGCAACGACATGGGCAAAATGCTGCAATTCGTGCTGCCTGTGGCCACGCAGATTCAGCAGGAGGTTATCAAGGCCTATGGCTTCAGCTGCGACGGGGAAG GTGTCCTGAAGTTTGCCCGCTTGGTCAAGTCTTATGAAGCCCAGGATCCCGAGATTGCCAGCTTGTCGGGGAAGCTGAAGGCGCTGTTCCTGCCGCCCATGACATTGCCTCCCCACGGGCCTGCTTCTGGCGGCAGTGTGGCTGCCTCCTGA
- the C5H12orf57 gene encoding protein C10 isoform X2, with protein MASASAQPAALSAEQAKVVLAEVIQAFSAPENAVRMDEARDNACNDMGVLKFARLVKSYEAQDPEIASLSGKLKALFLPPMTLPPHGPASGGSVAAS; from the exons ATGGCGTCCGCCTCGGCCCAACCGGCGGCCCTGAGCGCCGAACAAGCCAAGG TGGTCCTGGCCGAGGTAATCCAGGCGTTCTCGGCCCCGGAGAACGCCGTGCGCATGGACGAGGCTCGGGACAACGCGTGCAACGACATGG GTGTCCTGAAGTTTGCCCGCTTGGTCAAGTCTTATGAAGCCCAGGATCCCGAGATTGCCAGCTTGTCGGGGAAGCTGAAGGCGCTGTTCCTGCCGCCCATGACATTGCCTCCCCACGGGCCTGCTTCTGGCGGCAGTGTGGCTGCCTCCTGA